From Saccharothrix espanaensis DSM 44229, the proteins below share one genomic window:
- a CDS encoding chitinase C-terminal domain-containing protein — MPLMALLATAAGLVIAVVSPSTSSAAGGEECRPDGLYQTPGVSVPYCSVYDTNGRETLGGDKSRRVIGYFTSWRTGKNGAPAYLASDIPWTKVTHLNYAFAHIDAANKVSVGPDSPDNASTGMTWPGVDLDPSLPYKGHFNLLNKYKKQYPNVKTLISVGGWAETGGFLNPDGSRNASGGFYKMAQSQASIDTFSDSAVDFIRKYGFNGVDIDYEYATSNKYAGNPDDYWISDANRATLWKGYDALMKTLREKLDRASAADGKHYMLTAAVPASGWLLRGQEAYQVTRYLDYVNMMTYDLHGAWNHFVGPNAALFDDGKDGELAAGGVYGAYDGTGYLNADWAYHYFRGAMQAGRINVGVPFYTRGWNNVTGGTNGLWGKAPLADQKKCPPGTGGNVGSTTPCGSGAIGIDNLWHDLDKSGEVPAGANPMWHAKNLENEITPDYLEQYGLDPKNDPTDRISGTYARYYDSTMAAPWLWNADKKVFLSTEDEQSIAAKAKWVADKGLGGVMIWELAGDYKFDTAKNQYTIGDTLLTKLNDGLRGAAPYGAQKANGTPPTQVINVSATVSGFALGDNNYPINPKLKITNNSTATLPGGTKIEFDYGTSAPGTMSDQSGFGLRVTQKGHTGPNVGGLKGDFQHVELSLPSWQSLAPGASVDVALSYQLPIASPSNFKITFGGTTYAIASDFPRGGDTTPTSTSTSTTTTTTTTTTNPNTCTIAAWDRAKVYNGGNQVSHNGKKWQAKWWTQGEEPGSTGQWGVWSDLGAC, encoded by the coding sequence ATGCCGCTGATGGCGTTGCTCGCCACAGCGGCGGGACTCGTCATCGCTGTCGTGTCCCCGTCCACGTCGAGCGCCGCGGGTGGTGAGGAGTGCCGCCCTGACGGCCTCTACCAGACTCCCGGCGTCTCCGTCCCCTACTGCTCGGTCTACGACACCAACGGTCGCGAGACCCTCGGCGGCGACAAGTCGCGCCGGGTGATCGGCTACTTCACGAGTTGGCGCACCGGCAAGAACGGCGCCCCCGCGTACCTCGCCTCGGACATCCCCTGGACCAAGGTAACGCACCTCAACTACGCGTTCGCCCACATCGACGCCGCCAACAAGGTCTCGGTCGGCCCGGACAGCCCGGACAACGCCTCCACCGGCATGACCTGGCCGGGCGTCGACCTCGACCCGAGCCTGCCCTACAAGGGTCACTTCAACCTGCTCAACAAGTACAAGAAGCAGTACCCGAACGTGAAGACGCTCATCTCGGTGGGCGGCTGGGCGGAGACCGGCGGGTTCCTGAACCCCGACGGCAGCCGCAACGCGTCCGGCGGCTTCTACAAGATGGCGCAGTCGCAGGCGTCGATCGACACCTTCTCCGACTCCGCGGTCGACTTCATCCGCAAGTACGGCTTCAACGGCGTCGACATCGACTACGAGTACGCCACCTCCAACAAGTACGCGGGCAACCCGGACGACTACTGGATCTCCGACGCCAACCGCGCCACCCTGTGGAAGGGCTACGACGCCCTGATGAAGACGCTGCGGGAGAAGCTCGACCGGGCTTCCGCGGCCGACGGCAAGCACTACATGCTGACCGCCGCCGTGCCCGCCTCGGGCTGGCTGCTGCGCGGCCAGGAGGCGTACCAGGTCACCCGCTACCTGGACTACGTCAACATGATGACCTACGACCTGCACGGCGCGTGGAACCACTTCGTCGGCCCGAACGCCGCCCTGTTCGACGACGGCAAGGACGGCGAGCTCGCGGCGGGCGGTGTCTACGGCGCGTACGACGGCACCGGTTACCTGAACGCGGACTGGGCGTACCACTACTTCCGCGGCGCGATGCAGGCCGGCCGGATCAACGTCGGCGTGCCGTTCTACACCCGCGGCTGGAACAACGTCACCGGCGGCACGAACGGCTTGTGGGGCAAGGCACCGCTGGCCGACCAGAAGAAGTGCCCGCCCGGCACCGGCGGCAACGTCGGGTCCACCACCCCGTGCGGCTCGGGCGCGATCGGCATCGACAACCTGTGGCACGACCTGGACAAGTCCGGCGAGGTGCCCGCGGGCGCGAACCCCATGTGGCACGCCAAGAACCTCGAGAACGAGATCACGCCGGACTACCTGGAGCAGTACGGCCTGGACCCGAAGAACGACCCGACCGACCGGATCTCGGGCACCTACGCGCGCTACTACGACAGCACGATGGCCGCCCCGTGGCTGTGGAACGCCGACAAGAAGGTGTTCCTGTCCACCGAGGACGAGCAGTCCATCGCCGCCAAGGCGAAGTGGGTGGCGGACAAGGGCCTCGGCGGCGTGATGATCTGGGAGCTGGCCGGTGACTACAAGTTCGACACCGCCAAGAACCAGTACACCATCGGCGACACCCTGCTGACCAAGCTCAACGACGGTCTGCGCGGCGCGGCCCCCTACGGCGCTCAGAAGGCCAACGGGACGCCCCCCACCCAGGTGATCAACGTGTCCGCGACGGTCTCCGGGTTCGCGCTGGGCGACAACAACTACCCGATCAACCCGAAGCTGAAGATCACCAACAACTCGACCGCCACCCTCCCCGGTGGCACCAAGATCGAGTTCGACTACGGGACCAGCGCGCCGGGCACCATGTCCGACCAGTCCGGCTTCGGCCTGCGGGTGACCCAGAAGGGCCACACCGGACCGAACGTGGGCGGTCTCAAGGGTGACTTCCAGCACGTCGAGCTGAGCCTGCCGTCCTGGCAGTCGCTGGCTCCGGGCGCGTCGGTGGACGTGGCGCTGAGCTACCAGCTCCCGATCGCGTCGCCGTCCAACTTCAAGATCACCTTCGGCGGGACGACCTACGCGATCGCGTCGGACTTCCCGCGTGGCGGCGACACCACGCCGACCTCCACGTCGACGTCGACCACCACGACCACGACGACGACGACGACCAACCCCAACACCTGCACCATCGCCGCCTGGGACCGCGCCAAGGTCTACAACGGCGGCAACCAGGTCTCCCACAACGGCAAGAAGTGGCAGGCCAAGTGGTGGACCCAGGGCGAAGAGCCCGGGAGCACCGGCCAGTGGGGCGTCTGGAGCGACCTGGGGGCCTGCTGA
- a CDS encoding helix-turn-helix transcriptional regulator has product MPPVARLGTGIPLVARSREMTRLRAALDEAARGKAGAVLLAGDAGVGKTRLVEELAAAADALVLTGRCLDVGETGLPYLPFTEVLGQVREAGLLDVEARPALGRLLPELSLPASQDSGLSGLPSHLVGRRPEQDVGQLQLFDAVHGLLGELAESRPVLLVLEDLHWADASTRYLLSFLLSRLRAQRLLIVSSYRSDDLHRSHPLRPLLTELVRLPAVQRLDLTPFSAIDARSFVAALSDDLPDDLVLEVAERSDGNPFFAEELIAVATCGSGIPWTLAEVLLARIERLSPPAQHVVRVASVGGRSVRHDLLRHVADMDDAALDAALREAVQHHVLVVNGTEIFTFRHALLREAVYGDLLPGERVRLHAAYASRIADQSDRGSAAALAHHSLESHDLARALRASVDAAQEAQAAGAPAEALRHLEQALKVWQAVPAADRPAGVTELLLLRRASWVAGTAGQPERAIAFARSGTALVDAEAPEEAAEMWRRFAQALQVIDGTEAEKFVAIEEAWKLVRDRPASPSRAWVLAVWAALLRQDREYAEARERAQDAVRDGRESGADAAVADALATLGLLDEAAADVASARAHLEEAVAFATEVDAVNTELRARYFLGLHHYDLGELADAARVFDEGMARAKETGLSWSSYGLELRILQVLTRYYVGEWEGAAVAAEPPGLRVSSTVSARLAASGTHVLVSRGEFEQAERLIGELRADWHRDLQIALITGGTGAELALWRGQPELAVDRVADAIAWSRREGGDWALAGIRLAALGVAGYAEIAARARRRRDKEGEEAAVAAGRDLADYARTTAEMGSPRTGSLGPEGRAWLARVAAEEGRLRGSSDADLWRVAVDEFDFGSVFEQAVCRWRLAEALLSAERRDDAVAELRLADEVADRLGAAPLRDAVHLVARRARVALHAETARTQVDPFTPRERSVLALVALGRTNREVGEELFISEKTVSVHLTRIMAKLGASRRAEAVAIAFDRGLLDQA; this is encoded by the coding sequence ATGCCACCCGTGGCACGCCTTGGTACCGGAATCCCCTTGGTGGCGCGTAGCCGGGAGATGACCAGGCTGCGCGCCGCCCTCGACGAGGCCGCCCGCGGCAAGGCGGGCGCGGTCCTGCTGGCCGGCGACGCCGGCGTGGGCAAGACGCGGCTGGTGGAGGAGCTGGCCGCCGCCGCGGACGCCCTGGTGCTGACCGGCCGATGTCTGGACGTCGGTGAGACCGGCCTCCCCTACCTGCCCTTCACCGAAGTCCTGGGGCAGGTGCGGGAGGCCGGTCTGCTCGACGTCGAGGCCCGGCCGGCGCTGGGCCGGCTGCTGCCCGAGCTGTCGCTGCCCGCCTCGCAGGACAGCGGGCTGTCCGGCCTGCCCTCGCACCTGGTCGGCCGCCGCCCGGAGCAGGACGTCGGCCAGTTGCAGCTGTTCGACGCGGTGCACGGCCTCCTCGGCGAGCTGGCCGAGTCCCGGCCGGTGCTGCTGGTCCTGGAGGACCTGCACTGGGCCGACGCGTCCACCCGCTACCTGCTGTCCTTCCTGCTGTCCCGGCTGCGCGCGCAACGGCTGCTGATCGTGAGCTCCTACCGCTCGGACGACCTGCACCGCAGCCACCCGCTGCGCCCCCTGCTCACCGAGCTGGTGCGGCTGCCGGCCGTGCAGCGGCTGGACCTGACGCCGTTCAGCGCGATCGACGCGCGCTCGTTCGTGGCGGCGCTGTCCGACGACCTGCCCGACGACCTCGTGCTGGAGGTCGCCGAGCGCTCGGACGGCAACCCGTTCTTCGCCGAGGAGCTGATCGCGGTCGCGACCTGCGGCTCCGGCATCCCGTGGACGCTGGCCGAGGTGCTGCTGGCGCGGATCGAGCGGCTCTCGCCGCCGGCGCAGCACGTGGTGCGGGTCGCGTCGGTCGGCGGCCGCTCGGTGCGCCACGACCTGCTGCGGCACGTGGCCGACATGGACGACGCCGCGCTGGACGCCGCGCTGCGCGAAGCCGTGCAGCACCACGTCCTGGTGGTCAACGGCACCGAGATCTTCACCTTCCGGCACGCGCTGCTGCGCGAGGCCGTCTACGGCGACCTGCTGCCGGGCGAACGGGTGCGGCTGCACGCCGCGTACGCCTCGCGGATCGCCGACCAGTCCGACCGGGGGTCGGCCGCGGCGCTCGCGCACCACTCGCTGGAGAGCCACGACCTGGCCCGCGCGCTGCGCGCGTCGGTGGACGCCGCGCAGGAGGCCCAGGCCGCCGGCGCGCCCGCCGAGGCGCTGCGGCACCTGGAGCAGGCGCTGAAGGTGTGGCAGGCGGTGCCGGCGGCGGACCGCCCGGCGGGCGTGACCGAGCTGCTGCTGCTGCGCCGCGCGTCGTGGGTGGCGGGCACCGCCGGGCAGCCGGAGCGGGCCATCGCGTTCGCCCGCAGCGGGACCGCGCTGGTCGACGCGGAGGCGCCGGAGGAGGCCGCCGAGATGTGGCGGCGGTTCGCCCAGGCGTTGCAGGTGATCGACGGCACCGAGGCGGAGAAGTTCGTCGCCATCGAGGAGGCGTGGAAGCTGGTCCGCGACCGGCCGGCCAGCCCCTCCCGGGCGTGGGTGCTGGCGGTGTGGGCGGCGCTGCTGCGGCAGGACCGCGAGTACGCCGAGGCGCGGGAGCGGGCGCAGGACGCGGTGCGCGACGGGCGCGAGTCCGGTGCGGACGCGGCGGTGGCCGACGCGCTGGCCACGCTGGGCCTGCTGGACGAGGCGGCGGCGGACGTGGCGTCGGCGCGGGCGCACCTGGAAGAGGCCGTGGCGTTCGCGACGGAGGTCGACGCGGTCAACACCGAGCTGCGCGCCCGGTACTTCCTCGGGCTGCACCACTACGACCTGGGCGAGCTGGCCGACGCGGCCCGGGTGTTCGACGAGGGCATGGCGCGGGCCAAGGAAACCGGGCTGTCGTGGAGTTCCTACGGCTTGGAGCTGCGCATCCTCCAGGTGCTGACCAGGTACTACGTCGGCGAGTGGGAGGGCGCGGCGGTCGCCGCCGAGCCGCCCGGCCTGCGGGTGTCCAGCACGGTGTCCGCTCGGCTGGCCGCGTCCGGCACCCACGTGCTGGTCAGCCGCGGCGAGTTCGAGCAGGCCGAGCGGCTGATCGGCGAGCTGCGCGCGGACTGGCACCGGGACCTCCAGATCGCGCTGATCACCGGCGGCACGGGTGCGGAGCTGGCGCTGTGGCGCGGGCAGCCGGAACTGGCCGTCGACCGGGTCGCGGACGCGATCGCGTGGTCCCGCCGGGAGGGCGGGGACTGGGCCCTGGCGGGCATCCGGCTGGCGGCGCTCGGCGTGGCGGGGTACGCCGAGATCGCCGCCCGCGCCCGGCGGCGCCGGGACAAGGAGGGCGAGGAGGCGGCGGTGGCGGCCGGGCGCGACCTGGCCGACTACGCCCGCACCACGGCCGAGATGGGCTCGCCGCGCACCGGGTCGCTGGGGCCGGAGGGCCGGGCGTGGCTGGCCCGGGTGGCGGCCGAGGAGGGCCGGCTGCGCGGCTCGTCGGACGCCGACCTGTGGCGGGTGGCGGTCGACGAGTTCGACTTCGGCTCGGTGTTCGAGCAGGCGGTGTGCCGGTGGCGGCTGGCCGAGGCGCTGCTGTCCGCCGAGCGGCGCGACGACGCGGTGGCCGAGCTGCGGCTGGCCGACGAGGTGGCCGACCGCCTGGGGGCCGCGCCGCTGCGCGACGCCGTGCACCTGGTGGCCCGGCGGGCCCGGGTGGCGCTGCACGCCGAGACGGCGCGCACCCAGGTAGACCCGTTCACGCCGCGCGAGCGCTCGGTGCTCGCACTGGTCGCGCTGGGGCGGACCAACCGCGAGGTCGGCGAGGAGCTGTTCATCTCGGAGAAGACGGTCAGCGTGCACCTGACCCGGATCATGGCCAAGCTCGGCGCGAGCCGACGCGCGGAGGCCGTGGCGATCGCCTTCGACCGGGGGCTGCTGGACCAGGCGTGA